From the Glandiceps talaboti chromosome 12, keGlaTala1.1, whole genome shotgun sequence genome, one window contains:
- the LOC144443684 gene encoding histamine N-methyltransferase-like, translating into MASQMTSLLSSPTHYLQSQVAYLSHTDRAEKVYELCSTEIPQEIISGAKGDIEQFYYLGVGSGSGEADIKVLIQLTKRYPKIKATIMEPSPAMISNFKENITKVGSALEGVEFEWKTMTLEEYMEGDDNNQCFHCIILIGVTAYFEDIEKAMKDLYKILEKNATIVIINNSEKNVFDAIRQKFPTLLFSHKRVPTDRLVAVFNEIGASVRVSDMEAAIDITLCLQEDSEIGNSILDLLTHVLNFRETAPGDLFRDVFQVLQGPELISRKRNDSVFINDNKDVIIVQQA; encoded by the exons ATGGCATCACAGATGACTTCGTTGTTGTCGTCTCCTACTCACTATCTTCAAAGTCAGGTTGCCTACCTCAGCCACACAGACAGGGCTGAGAAGGTGTACGAGCTATGTTCAACTGAAATTCCCCAAGAAATCATTTCAGGCGCCAAAGGCGACATAGAACAATTCTACTACCTGGGCGTAGGTAGTGGGTCAG GCGAAGCTGATATAAAAGTTCTAATTCAGCTGACAAAGCGATATCCAAAAATCAAAGCAACAATTATGGAGCCTTCACCTGCTATGATATCCAATTTTAAGGAGAATATCACCAAAGTGGGGTCGGCACTGGAGGGAGTAGAGTTTGAATGGAAGACTATGACGTTAGAAGAATACATGGAAGGTGACGATAACAACCAATGCTTTCACTGCATAATTCTCATTGGTGTTACGGCTTACTTTGAGGATATTGAAAAGGCAATGAAGGACCTGTACAAGATATTGGAGAAGAATGCAactattgttatcattaataaTTCGG AGAAAAACGTCTTTGATGCAATACGACAGAAATTCCCAACCCTCCTCTTTAGTCACAAAAGGGTTCCAACTGACAGATTGGTTGCCGTATTTAATGAAATTGGGGCCAGTGTCAGAGTATCGGATATGGAGGCAGCCATCGACATCACTTTGTGTTTACAGGAGGATTCAGAAATCGGAAACTCGATCTTAGATCTTTTGACCCATGTTCTGAATTTTAGAGAAACGGCGCCTGGAGATTTATTTCGAGACGTTTTCCAGGTTCTTCAAGGTCCAGAACTTATATCACGTAAAAGAAATGATAGTGTATTTATCAATGACAACAAGGATGTAATAATTGTTCAACAGGCCTGA
- the LOC144443686 gene encoding FAD-dependent oxidoreductase domain-containing protein 2-like: MPLHHEYIIIGAGPGGLQMGHFMEKANTDYLIIEGANRPGSFFHWQPRHRFLISINKRFNPFPEHEYNMRHDWNSLLCDDPSLLFRNYSEDLFPDAGELVRYIDDFAAKLNIRIRYNTKIEYIEKMNEDGDSELFHLRGKDGRKFTCKVLLMATGAINEKLPDIPGVEVADTYAYHDIDRKQYAGKRVAIVGRGNSALEVANHLAGHASIIHIHAEKPPKYAWNTHFVGDIRAINNTVLDMYQLKSLHAYLGTKVEKMAKRDDGAIDVSFSDLVINWTPPGVFRATVPYDKVIVCTGWNYIDKSIFAPDICPDTKKDGKFPVLKTNWEVGNVKNMYYLGTAMQSNDRQAASGFIHGFRYNIRILFHLLREKYNKVPFPIIEYPRDIDAVGDKMIARASTAASIYQVNTFLGDAIIVPEDSSQKIQYFEDLPVAYIMEQKRFTEQKHLFIMNLSYGFEKFGRWGQDSTSFVHWPFVGDSECQAFLRPVLSYYNYGKYVDAARCLESLVLRFDVKDFPEDNPDKNKGTFKNFMNKCTNLQPGKEWYDFWLDSKDSFDKVFTPLTEEEMSRLPAEYFEMGKCKPYSLELKPENPEELVMKPKRANE, from the exons ATGCCATTA CATCATGAATACATTATCATCGGAGCAGGACCAGGTGGTCTGCAGATGGGGCATTTCATGGAGAAGGCGAACACAGACTATCTGATCATTGAAGGCGCCAACAGACCTGGTTCATTTTTCCATTGGCAACCCCGTCATCGGTTCCTCATCTCCATCAACAAGCGATTCAATCCCTTTCCCGAACATGAATATAACATGAGGCACGATTGGAACTCCCTGCTGTGTGATGACCCATCTCTCCTGTTCAGAAACTACTCCGAGGATCTCTTCCCCGATGCCGGCGAACTGGTACGATACATAGATGACTTCGCTGCCAAGCTTAACATCCGTATCCGATACAACACAAAGATCGAATACATCGAAAAGATGAACGAAGACGGCGATAGCGAACTTTTCCACTTGAGAGGCAAAGATGGTAGGAAATTCACATGTAAAGTGTTGCTAATGGCAACCGGGGCCATCAACGAAAAGTTGCCCGATATTCCAGGCGTGGAGGTAGCAGACACGTACGCCTATCATGACATCGATAGGAAACAATATGCGGGCAAGAGAGTTGCCATAGTAGGTCGTGGCAACAGTGCACTTGAAGTGGCTAATCACCTTGCAGGACATGCTTCCATCATCCATATCCATGCTGAGAAGCCACCTAAATATGCATGGAATACACATTTCGTAG GTGACATCAGAGCTATCAACAACACAGTACTTGATATGTACCAGCTGAAATCCCTCCATGCTTACCTCGGTACAAAGGTGGAGAAAATGGCAAAGAGAGACGATGGAGCCATCGATGTTTCATTCAGTGATTTAGTTATTAACTGGACACCACCTGGTGTTTTCCGTGCTACCGTGCCATACGATAAAGTCATCGTCTGCACTGGCTGGAACTACATCGACAAGTCCATTTTCGCACCAGATATCTGTCCAG ACACAAAGAAAGACGGAAAGTTCCCCGTATTGAAGACAAATTGGGAAGTTGGCAACGTAAAGAACATGTATTACCTTGGTACAGCTATGCAGAGTAACGACCGACAGGCTGCATCAGGCTTCATCCACGGGTTCCGTTACAACATCCGCATTCTCTTCCATCTGTTAAGAGAAAAGTACAACAAAGTACCCTTTCCAATTATTGAGTATCCAAGGGACATAGATGCAGTTGGAGACAAGATGATCG CACGTGCAAGTACAGCAGCCAGTATCTACCAAGTAAATACATTCCTTGGAGATGCCATTATTGTACCCGAAGACAGCAGTCAAAAGATCCAATACTTTGAAGATTTACCCGTCGCATACATCATGGAACAAAAACGTTTCACCGAACagaaacatttatttatcatgaACCTGAGCTATGGCTTTGAGAA GTTTGGTCGTTGGGGGCAGGATTCCACATCTTTCGTCCACTGGCCGTTCGTTGGAGATTCGGAGTGCCAAGCTTTCCTGCGTCCAGTCCTCTCATATTACAATTACGGTAAATACGTCGACGCTGCACGGTGTCTTGAATCACTGGTACTGCGATTTGACGTCAAAGACTTCCCGGAAGACAACCCCGACAAAAATAAGGGAACCTTCAAAAACTTCATGAACAAATGT ACCAACCTCCAACCAGGCAAGGAGTGGTATGACTTCTGGTTGGATTCCAAGGATTCTTTCGATAAAGTATTTACACCACTCACCGAGGAAGAGATGAGCAGATTGCCAGCCGAGTACTTTGAGATGGGAAAATGCAAACCTTACTCATTAGAACTCAAGCCAGAAAACCCAGAAGAATTAGTCATGAAACCAAAAAGGGCAAACGAGTAA